The sequence below is a genomic window from Polaribacter vadi.
CTGAGGCAACAAAAGAAAATATTGGAGATCGATTAATCTGGGAGTCTGCAGATTTTGGTGTAACCACTAACGTTACTTACGAGATTCAAGGTTCTATAGACCCTACTTTTAGTACGTTTACTATTATTGGTACTACAAATGAAAACAACTTTCCAGTTACCATTTCTAATTTTTTAGATTTTGCAAAAGAATTGGGTTTAGATGCAGATCCAAGTACCACAGATAGTGCTGGTTTGGCAAATAATGTTGGTCAATTTTTTGTTAGAATCAAAGCAAATGTGGGTACAACAGATAATTTAACTACATATTCTGAGTTCGAAACCATCAACATAACTTGGTTAGAAGATATCCCAACAAATACATGTAATTCTTTATATGTTTTAGGGGAAGGTATTACTGATATTGGATGGAACTTTCCAGGAATAGAACTTACTTGTGATACGAATGTTTTAAAAGCTAAAGCAAGATTAGGAAATGCTAATTTTAGGTTTTTTACAACTGTTGGAGATTGGGATTCTGGTTTAGATTACAACTACTTTGAAAATGAAGGGTATACTATTGATGCAAATTTAGAAAATGCAGGAGATAATTTTAGTTTTATAGGTACTCCTGGTATTTACACCATAACAATTGACGATGCTAACAAAACCATTCAATTAGAAGCATCATCTTCTCTTTGGGCAGTTGGAGATGCTGTACCTGGAGGTTGGAGTTTTAGTGGAGATACTGTAGAATTTATAGAAAACACTCCAGACATATGGTCTGCATCTATAGAATTAAACAATAACATCTTTAGATTTTTCCAAACATTTGGCACTTATGATACCAATAACAATTTTCAATATTATATAGATCAAGGATTTACTATAGATTCTAATTTTGAAAGTGATGGAGGTCCAGATGCAAATTTCAACTTTATAGGAACAGCAGGTAGCTATAATTTAACTATAAATGCTGTAGAAAAAACGATTACACTAAATTAATAACCATAAATAGAGAGAGGTAGAATAACCTCTCTCTATTTAATTTTAAACTTCAAATTATGAAAAAAAAATTACTTTTTACTGCACTATGCATTTCTTCTTTTTTAAATGCACAATCAATTAGCTTTACTTCTGCAGCGTTAACAAATGCAGAAATAGGCAGTACAATTACTGTAGATTTTACATATTCTATATCTGCAGATGGTTATATTTATTCTGCTATAGAACTTCAAGATGATTTTACCTATCAATCTACTATTGTAGATGCCGAATTAAATCCAGCAGTTGCTGGCACAGATGTTACTGGCTCTTTTACGTTTACCATTCCAGAAAGCACAACACCAACAAGTGATTTAACAGGAAACTTAAATTATAAAATAAAAATTGAACTAAAAGATGGTAGTTTTAGTTATTTAGCAGGACAATTTCCTGATACAGAAATAAATATAACTTCATCTAATCTTAGTGTTGATGATTTTAGTAATACTTTAAGTGATATAGAAGCATATCCTAATCCTGCTAAAAATAAAATTTATTTTCAGAATTTAAAGAATGATGTAGATTATAAAGCATTTATTTTTAATATTTTAGGAAAAAATATTTTATCAGTAAATCAATTAGAAAATGGCATTGATATTTCTAGTTTAAATGATGGTATATATTTGTTATCAATTAAATCAAACAATAAGGTAAAGAATTTAAAATTCATTAAAAACTAATTTAATAAAAAGGAAAAATTATAGATGAGCAAACAGAATATTTTAGTTATTATTTGCATAAGCTTTTTATTTTTAAGCTGTAAAGAAAACAAAACTTCGGTTGTTGTTGATAAAATAAAATTTAATAACAATTGGGCGTTTAAACGTATTGAAAATCAAAATGTAGATAGTTTATTTTTTGAAAAAAAAATAGATACTAAAAATTGGGATGCTGTTCAATTACCTCACACAACAAAGGTTGAGCCAAAAATTGTAAACAATCAATGGCAAGGTATTTCTTGGTATCGTAAAAATTTTAAGCTTACCAATGAAATGAAAAATAAAAAATTATTTTTCAAATTTGAAGGAGCAATGAATATTGCTGAAGTTTGGGTAAACGAAAAAAAGCTTATCAAACATCAAGGTGGCTATTTACCTTTTATGATAGACTTTACAGAGGTAGCTGATTTCGAAAACGAAAATACAATTGCAGTTAAGTTAAATAATGAAGACAATCCAGTTACTGGGCCAAAACCTCTTAAAACATTAGATTTTAATACGTATGGTGGTATCTATAGAAATGTTTGGTTAATCGCTAAAAATCCTTTGCATATTACAGATCCTATTTATGCTAATAAAAAAGCTAGTGGAGGTATTTTTGTTTCTTATCCAGAAGTTTCAGAAGAATTGGCTAAAATTAAAATTCAAACTCATGTTAAGAATGAAGATTTGGGTAAAAATTCATTCATCATAAAAAATACTTTACTTAAAAATGATGTAGAAGTTATTTCTTTTGAAAGTAAAGAACAAATTTTAAACTCGAACCAAGAACAAGAATTCGTTAATAATTTAACGATAGATAATCCAGAATTATGGTCGCCAAATTCACCAAGTTTATATCTTTTAAAAACAGAAATTATTCAAGATGGTAAAACTGTTGATAAAGAAATTACTAGAATAGGTATTAAAACTGTAAAGTTTATTGATCAAGATTTGTATTTAAATGGGAAAAAAACTTTCTTGAGAGGTGTTAACAGACATCAAGAATATCCTTATATAGGGTATGCACTTTCAGATAATGCAAATTATAGAGATGCCAAAAAAATAAAAGAAGCTGGATTCGATTATGTACGATTATCTCATTATCCA
It includes:
- a CDS encoding T9SS type A sorting domain-containing protein — translated: MKKKLLFTALCISSFLNAQSISFTSAALTNAEIGSTITVDFTYSISADGYIYSAIELQDDFTYQSTIVDAELNPAVAGTDVTGSFTFTIPESTTPTSDLTGNLNYKIKIELKDGSFSYLAGQFPDTEINITSSNLSVDDFSNTLSDIEAYPNPAKNKIYFQNLKNDVDYKAFIFNILGKNILSVNQLENGIDISSLNDGIYLLSIKSNNKVKNLKFIKN
- a CDS encoding SusE domain-containing protein; translated protein: MKKLLLKSLAIIILITFYSCEEENAPIFVAQPDVDGIIFTNSFASNYLISEATKENIGDRLIWESADFGVTTNVTYEIQGSIDPTFSTFTIIGTTNENNFPVTISNFLDFAKELGLDADPSTTDSAGLANNVGQFFVRIKANVGTTDNLTTYSEFETINITWLEDIPTNTCNSLYVLGEGITDIGWNFPGIELTCDTNVLKAKARLGNANFRFFTTVGDWDSGLDYNYFENEGYTIDANLENAGDNFSFIGTPGIYTITIDDANKTIQLEASSSLWAVGDAVPGGWSFSGDTVEFIENTPDIWSASIELNNNIFRFFQTFGTYDTNNNFQYYIDQGFTIDSNFESDGGPDANFNFIGTAGSYNLTINAVEKTITLN